The proteins below are encoded in one region of Belonocnema kinseyi isolate 2016_QV_RU_SX_M_011 chromosome 1, B_treatae_v1, whole genome shotgun sequence:
- the LOC117180790 gene encoding arrestin homolog: MFPLIFLVFVVAIKVFKKTTPNGKVTVYLGKRDFIDHLDNIDPIDGVIVVENDYLQGRKIYGQVVTTYRYGREEDEVMGVKFSKELILCREQIVPAKKEKIETTPIQNRLLKKLGQNAYPFVFHFPPNAPSSITLQPGDDDQGKPLGVEYVVKVYVAENEEDKGHKRSAVALAIKKLQYAPPTRGRRLPSSLVSKGFTFSQGKINLEVTLDREIYYHGEKVAANIIITNNSRKSVKNIKMFVVQHCEVTMVNAQFSRHVASLETREGCPITPTSSFTKQFYLVPLASSNKDRRGIALDGHLKEDDVNLASSTMVAEGKSPGEAMGIVISYSVRVKLNCGTLGGELVTDVPFKLMHPAPGSLEKEQACLKKTKSMDRSRYENSCYANDDDDNIVFEDFARLRLNEPE; encoded by the exons ATGTTTCCTCTAATATTCTTGGTGTTCGTAGTGGCTATAAAGGTTTTCAAAAAGACGACCCCAAATG GCAAGGTCACAGTGTATCTTGGAAAAAGGGACTTTATCGATCACTTGGATAATATCGATCCAATCGATGGGGTCATAGTCGTCGAAAATGATTATCTCCAAGGGAGAAAAATCTACGGTCAG gttGTGACAACCTATCGATATGGTCGAGAGGAAGATGAAGTAATGGGTGTGAAGTTTAGCAAGGAACTAATCCTGTGTCGAGAACAGATTGTGccagcaaaaaaagaaaaaattgaaacaaccCCAATCCAAAATCGATTGCTGAAGAAATTGGGACAAAATGCTTATCCATTTGTCTTCCATTTCCCTCCAAATGCTCCAAGTTCTATTACCCTTCAACCTGGTGATGACGATCAGGGAAAACCTCTTGGAGTCGAATATGTCGTCAAGGTGTATGTTGCAGAAAACGAGGAAGACAAG gGACACAAAAGATCAGCAGTTGctcttgcaataaaaaaattgcaatatgcTCCACCAACTCGTGGACGCAGACTTCCCAGTTCTCTTGTTTCGAAGGGATTTACATTTTCCCAGGGAAAAATCAATTTGGAGGTGACATTGGATAGGGAAATTTATTATCATGGGGAGAAAGTAGCTGCCAATATCATTATTACTAACAACTCACGAAAGTCTGTCAAGAATATTAAA atgtttGTCGTTCAGCATTGTGAAGTGACGATGGTAAACGCTCAATTTTCTCGACATGTAGCCAGTCTAGAAACCCGAGAAGGTTGTCCAATTACTCCTACTTCATCTTTTACGAAACAATTTTATCTTGTTCCTTTGGCTAGCAGCAATAAGGATCGACGTGGAATTGCACTCGATGGTCATCTCAAg gaGGACGATGTAAATCTTGCGTCTTCGACGATGGTCGCAGAAGGAAAAAGTCCAGGAGAAGCAATGGGAATCGTAATTTCCTATTCCGTTCGAGTGAAATTAAATTGTGGAACCCTGGGTGGAGAATTAGTTACTGACGTTCCATTCAAACTTATGCATCCCGCtccag GATCCCTCGAAAAGGAACAAGCCTGTCTAAAAAAGACTAAGAGCATGGACAGATCTCGCTACGAAAACTCCTGTTACGCAAACGACGACGACGACAACATCGTCTTCGAGGATTTCGCCCGTCTCCGTCTGAACGAGCCTGAATAA